A genomic segment from Pseudorca crassidens isolate mPseCra1 chromosome 4, mPseCra1.hap1, whole genome shotgun sequence encodes:
- the HS3ST1 gene encoding heparan sulfate glucosamine 3-O-sulfotransferase 1: MAALLLGAVMLVVQLQLVPSRPAVPGAELGQPELVRKAATLQDEIREGAAPNGSAQQLPQTIIIGVRKGGTRALLEMLSLHPDVAAAENEVHFFDWEEHYSQGLGWYLSQMPFSSPHQLTVEKTPAYFTSPKVPERVHSMNPSIRLLLILRDPSERVLSDYTQVFYNHMQKHKPYPSIEEFLVRDGRLNVDYKALNRSLYHVHMQNWLRFFSLRRIHIVDGDRLIRDPFPEIQKVERFLRLSPQINASNFYFNKTKGFYCLRDSGRDRCLHESKGRAHPQVDPKLLNKLHEYFHEPNKKFFELVGRTFDWH, from the coding sequence ATGGCCGCGCTGCTCCTGGGCGCGGTGATGCTGGTGGTCCAGCTCCAGCTAGTGCCTTCCCGCCCCGCTGTGCCCGGGGCCGAGCTGGGCCAGCCGGAGCTTGTGAGGAAAGCGGCGACCTTGCAGGACGAGATCCGGGAAGGCGCGGCCCCCAACGGCTCCGCCCAGCAGCTGCCGCAGACCATTATCATCGGTGTGCGCAAGGGCGGCACACGCGCGCTACTGGAGATGCTCAGCCTGCATCCCGACGTGGCGGCCGCAGAGAACGAGGTGCACTTCTTCGATTGGGAGGAGCATTACAGCCAAGGCCTGGGCTGGTACCTCAGCCAGATGCCCTTCTCCTCCCCGCACCAGCTCACAGTGGAAAAGACCCCCGCGTACTTCACGTCGCCCAAAGTGCCTGAGCGGGTCCACAGCATGAACCCGTCCATCCGGCTGCTGCTCATCCTGCGGGACCCGTCAGAGCGCGTGCTGTCCGACTACACCCAAGTGTTCTACAACCACATGCAGAAGCACAAGCCCTACCCGTCCATCGAGGAGTTCCTGGTGCGTGATGGCCGGCTCAACGTGGACTACAAGGCTCTCAACCGCAGCCTGTATCACGTGCACATGCAGAACTGGCTTCGCTTCTTCTCGCTGCGCCGCATCCACATCGTGGACGGCGACCGCCTCATCAGGGACCCCTTCCCCGAGATCCAAAAGGTCGAGAGGTTCCTGAGGCTTTCGCCGCAGATCAATGCCTCGAACTTCTACTTTAACAAAACCAAGGGCTTTTACTGCCTGCGGGACAGCGGCCGGGACCGCTGCTTACACGAGTCCAAAGGCCGGGCGCACCCGCAAGTCGACCCCAAGCTCCTCAATAAACTGCATGAATATTTTCACGAGCCAAATAAGAAATTCTTCGAGCTTGTCGGCAGAACATTTGACTGGCACTGA